DNA sequence from the Burkholderia pyrrocinia genome:
CGCGCGCCATGTCGTAGCCGGGGGCAACGAGGCCGTACACCATGCCGTTCCACGCCGCGCATTCGCCGATCGCGTAGATGTCGGCGTCGCTGGTGCGGCATGCGTCGTCGATCGCGACGCCGCCGCGCGGGCCGATGTCGAGCCCGCATGCCCGCGCCAGCTCGTCGCGCGCGCGGATGCCGGCCGAAAACACGATCATGTCGGCATCGAGGTGCGTGCCGTCGGCGAACGCCATCCGGTGCGTGCCTTCCTCGCCGTCGACGATCTCGAGCGTGTTCCTGCCCGTATGCACGGTCACGCCGAGCGCCTCGATCTTCGCGCGCAGCATCCGGCCGCCGCCGTCGTCGACCTGCACGGCCATCAGGCGCGGCGCAAATTCGACGACGTGCGTGTCGAGCCCCATGTCGCGCAGCGCCTTCGCGCATTCGAGGCCGAGCAGCCCGCCGCCGACCACGACGCCGCGCTTCGCGTGTGTGCCGCACGCCTGCATCGCTTCGAGATCCTCGATCGTCCGGTACACGAAGCAGCCCGCGCGATCATGCCCCGGCATCGGCGGCACGAACGGGCGCGAGCCCGTCGCGAGCACCAGCTTGTCGTACGCGAGCGTTTCGCCCGACGCGAGCGTGACCGTATGCGCAGCGCGGTCGATCGATGCGACGCGCGCGTTCAGGCGCAGGTCGAATTGCGGATGACGCTCGAAGAAACCGGGTTCGACGAGCGACAGGTCGTCCGCCGACTTGCCCGCGAAGAATTCGGACAGGTGCACGCGATCGTAGGCCGGGCGCGGCTCCTCGCCGAGCACGGTGACCTGCAGCGCGCCCGTCGTGCCCGCTTCCGCCGCGACGCATTCGAGCAGCTTGTGGCCGACCATGCCGTGGCCGATGACGATGAGTTTCATGATGACGTTTCCTTCGGTCGATCAGTTCGCGACGCTGCCCGCGGCCAGCGCGCGGTCGCGCAGCTCGGCCTCGCGTGCCTTGTGTTCTTCGCTGAAGCGCACGGCCATCGCGCACAGCGCGGTCGCGGTGACGGCCAGGCCCAGCAGGCTCAGCGTGTGCTGCACGTCGCCGACGCCCTTCAGCAGGAAGCTCGCGGCGACCGCGCCGACGTTGCCGCCCGCGCCGACGATCCCCGCGACGCCGCCGAGCGCCTTGCGGTCGATGAACGGCACCAGCGCGTAGGTCGCGCCGCAGGCCATGTGCGTGAACAGGCCGAAGGTCAGCATCGCGAAGAGCGCGATACCGACGCCTTGCGCATGCGAGAACCAGATCAGCCCGAGCCCTTCGCCGACGATCAGCGCGCACAGCAGCGTCGCGCGCACGTCGAGGCTGCGGCGCGCGGCGATCTTGTCGGACAGCCAGCCGCCGAGCGCGCGGGCGAACAGCGCGAGCAGCCCGAACATGCCGACCGCGAAACCCGCGTCCTTCAGCGACAGGCTGAAGTGATCGACGTAGTACAGCGCGGCGATGTTGTGGATGAACACCTCGACGCCGAAGCACGCACCGTACGTGACGAACAGCATCCACACGCGATAGTTGCCGCACGCGGCAGCGAAGCTCGCCCAGCCGCCCTTCTTGCCGCTGTCGATCGTCACGCCTTCCTTGCGCAGCGCGACGAAGTCGCCTTGCGGGCAATCCTGCGTGAAGCGCCAGTACGCCCAGGCCATCACGAGCATCGCGACGCCCGGCACGACCAGCGCGATGCGCCACGACGAGCTTTCGCCGAAACCGAGCATCAGGCCGGCGGCGACCAGCAGCGGCATCAGCGCCTGCGTCGCACCCGCGCCCGCATTGCCCCAGCCGGCCGTCGTCGCGTTCGCGGTGCCGACCACGTTCGGCGCGAACATCACCGACGTGTGGTACTGCGTGATCACGAAGCCCGCGCCGATCGCGCCGATGCCGAGCCGGCAGATCAGGAACGTCAGGTAGTCATGCGCGAACGGCACGGCGAACACGGGAATCGCGCCGAGCAGCAGCAGGCCGGCATAGATGCGGCGCGGGCCGAAGCGGTCGCACAGCGGGCCGACGAGCAGCCGCACGGCGATCGTCGCGGCCACCGCGGCGATGTTGATGTTGGCGACCTGCGCCGCCGTCAGATGAAATTCGCGTGCGATGAGCGGCATCAGCGGCGCGCATGCGAACCACGCGAAGAAGCACACGAAAAACGCCATCCACGTCAGGTGGAACGCGCGCATCGGCGCGGTGCGGAGGCTGAAGAGATCGATACGGGTAGCTTTGTCGGTCATGTCATCCGCCAAACGAAAAACGGCGTCCTGCGCACCCGGTCTCGTCGAGACCCGATGCGTAGGACGCCGTTGCCCATGAAGCCCGTTGCCGGGCGCGTATGTATTCGGTACTGCGGACGAATCGCCATTGACGCGTCCGAACCAGCCTACGCAAACGCCGTGCCATGTCGGCCCGAATCGCGCCGGCATCCCCGCTGCACAAGGCTCGCCGGCCAGCATGCGCCGCGCTCCGGCACGCGGCGCACGATACGCCGCGATGCAGCGAGGCACAGATGTGGTGCGCTGCAGCACTGTCGCCGTGCGACATTGCGGTGCGCGCTGACGGGGCACGATGCACGCCGACGCGGCATTGCATCTGCCTGCGCGCCGCTGCCGCGCGCACGCGCGCGGCCGTCACACGGCCGTCGCGCCGCGCTCCCGCCGCGCATCGCGCCGGTTGGCCCGGATATTGCTGAACTCCATGCATCACACCGGCAACGGCGCCGGTGGGCAGTTCCCGCAAAACCATGCCCGTCATTCACGGCGGGCCCGTCAGGACAACGGCGTCCCTCCCGTGCGCGGCACGGCCGGATGCCGGACTGTTTCTACCGCCCGCCGCCGCCCCGCAGAAAACGCGCTATCGACGGCCGCACGCACGCGGCACAGGAACACGACATGACGACAGGCAAAGTCACCTTGCTGGGCGCCGGCCCCGGCGACCTCGATCTCCTCACGCTGAAGGCCGTGAAAGCACTGGCCGCCGCCGACGTGCTGCTGCTCGACGATCTCGTCGCGCCCGGCATCGCCGAACTCGCCCCACAGGCGCGCGTGATCCGCGTCGGCAAGCGCGGCGGCTGCCGCTCCACGCCGCAGGCATTCATCGAGCGGCTGATGCGCCGCTACGCGCTGCGCGGCGCGCACGTGGTGCGCGTGAAGGGCGGCGACGCGCTGCTGTTCGGGCGCGCCGGCGAAGAACTCGCGACGCTGCGCGCCGCCGCGATTCCGGTCGAGATCGTCAACGGCATCTCGTCGGGATTCGCGGTCGCCGCGAGCCTCGGCATCTCGCTCACGCACCGCGAGCACTGCCAGGGCGTCACCTTCGTCACCGCGCACCGCCAGGACCACGGCGAACCCGACTGGTCGCGACTCGCGGCGGCCGGCACCACGCTCGCGATCTACATGGGGATGAGCCGCGTCGACAGCATTGCGGCGGGGCTGCTCGCCGCGCTGCCGGCATCGACGCCGGCCGCGGCCGTGCAATGGGCCGGCACGCCCGACGAGCGCCGCTGGACCGGCACGCTCGGCACTCTCGCGCGCGGCATCGACGAAGCGCGGCTCGGCAGTCCGGCCGTGATCCTCGTCGGCGGCGCGATCGGCGAGGCGGCCGTGCGGCATGAGGATGCCGCACGCGACGCGGCGCTGGTCCGGGCCGCGTAGCATGCGCTGCATCACGCGGCGCCGGCCGCCCGCCTCTTCCGAATCCATTGGCCGCGTTCGCGCCGGCCGCCGGTCGCGCACGCGCGGTATCGGAACCGCGTCACGACTCGGCCGTCACATGCCGTTCGCGCGCCGCGCCGACCTTCTGCCGCTGCCGCTCGCCTCATGAGTTCGTCCGCCCTGCCCACCCGCCTGCGCGTGCTGCTCGTCACCGACACCGACAAGCCGATCGGCGAACTCGGCGACGCGCTCGCGCGCCTCGGCTACGAGATGCTGAACGACGTCGCGACGCCCGCGCGCCTGCCGGCGGCCGTCGAGGAACAGCGCCCCGACGTCGTGATCATCGATACCGATTCGCCGTCGCGCGACACGCTCGAGCAGCTCGCGGTGATGAACGCGACCGCGCCGCGCCCCGTGCTGATGTTCAGCCACGACGGCGACCAGGCGCTGATCCGCGCGGCGGTCGGCGCCGGCGTCAGCGCGTATCTCGTCGAAGGATTGTCGGCCGAGCGCCTCGCGCCGATTCTCGAAGTCGCGCTCGCGCGCTTCTCGCACGACGATGCGCTGCGCCGCCGGCTCGCCGACGTCGAGCGCGAACTCGCGGAGCGCAAGCTGATCGACCGCGCGAAACGCGTGCTGATGGACCAGCGCAGGCTGTCCGAGCACGATGCGTATGCAGCGCTGCGCAAGCGCGCGATGGATCAGGGCCTGCGCATCGTCGACATCGCGCGGCAGTTGCTCGATGCGTCACCCCAGCCATGACCGCCATGAATACTTCGCCTCCCGCCGCGCCGGAACGCGCGCATCTTCGCCTCGGGTTCGTCGCGCTCAGCGACGCGGCCCCGCTGATCGTCGCGCAGCGCCTGAACCTCGGTGCACCGCACGGCCTGACGCTCGAACTGAACCGCCAGCCGTCGTGGGCCGCCGTGCGCGACAAGCTGCTGAGCGGCGAGCTCGACGCCGCGCACGCGCTGTACGGGCTCGTCTGCGGGCTGCAGCTCGGCATCGGCGGCCCGCAGGCGGACATGGCCGCGCTGATGGTGCTGAACCGCAACGGCCAGGCCATCTCGTTCTCGCGTGGCCTCGCCGACGCGTACCGCGAGAGCGGCAGCGTGCGCGACGCACTCGCGACGCTCGGCCGCAAGCCGCTGCTCGCGCAGACCTTCCCGACCGGCACGCACGCGATGTGGCTGAACCACTGGCTCGCATCGCACGGCGTCGATCCGCTGCGCGACGTGCGCAGCGTCGTGATCCCGCCGCCCGAGATGGTCGCCGCGCTCGCGGGCGGCGAGCTCGACGGCTTCTGCGCGGGCGAGCCGTGGCATGCGGTCGCCGAAGCGTGCCAGGCCGGCCGCACCGTCGCCGTCACGAGCGAGATCTGGCCCGAACATCCGGAGAAGGTGCTCGCGGCCCGCCGCGACTTCGTCTCGCTGTATCCGGCCACCGCACGCGCGCTGATCCGCACGCTCGTCGATGCCTGCGCGTGGCTCGACAGCGCCGCGCACCGCCGCGAGGCGGCCGACTGGCTCGCGTCGCCCGACGCGATCGGCGTGCCGGCGCGGCTGATCGCGCCGCGCCTGCTCGGCGACTACGGCGCGGGGCCGTTCGCGGAGCCGCCGCTACCGATCCGCTTCCACGACGGCGGCGCCGTGAACCGGCCCGATCCGCTCGACGGCCGGTGGTTCCTGGCCCAATACCGGCGCTGGGGCATGCTCGACGGTTCGCACGACGACGCGGGGATCGCCGCGGCGATCGCGCAGACCGCGTTGTATGATGCTGCGGTCGCCGAACGCGGCGCAGCGGGCCCGTCGCAAGCGTGATGCGCGCCGCGTGACGCAGTTGGCGCGCGCTCAGGAGCCGCGCCAAGCCGATCCGGGCCACCCGGCGGCTTCCGGCATGCGTCGCACGGACGCACCGCATTGCCACTCCGTCCCCGATCCGAACCGATGCCGAAACGAACACGCGCGCCGCTCGACGTGCTGCTCACCGAAATCCGCGCGTGCCGCGCATGCGAAGCCGAGTTGCCGCTCGGCCCACGCCCGGTCGTGCGCGCGCATCGCGACGCGCGGATCCTGATCGTCGGGCAGGCGCCGGGTGCGCGCGTCCATGCAAGCGGCATCCCGTGGGACGACGCGAGCGGCAAGCGGCTGCGCGGCTGGCTCGACGTCGATGCCGATACCTTCTACGACGAGACGCGCTTCGCGATCGTGCCGATGGGTTTCTGCTACCCGGGCCGCGGCGCGAGCGGCGACAACCCGCCGCGCCCCGAATGCGCGCAACTGTGGATCGACCGGCTGGTTGCCGAGTTGCCTTCGGTCCGGCTGACGCTGCTGATCGGCCAGTACGCGCAGCGGCATTTCCTGCGCGACACGCGCAAGGCGACGCTGACCGACACCGTGCACGCATGGCGCGACTACGGCCCCGGCGTGCTGCCGCTGCCGCATCCGTCGCCGCGCAACCAGGCGTGGTTCAAGCACCATCCGTGGTTCGACGCCGACGTCGTGCCCGAGCTGCGCCGCCGGGTCGCGCCGCTGGTTGCGGGTTGATCGCGCGGCCCGGCCCATCCCCGCCTATCCCCGCCGCGCCCGGTTCGCTGTACCATCGCGGCTCAACCGCGTCACGAACCGCAGAATCCTTCATGCCATCCACCGCCCCGCCGCGCCTGTACGGGATGCCCGAACGCAGCGACCGGCTCGATTTCTACATCCGCGACCAGGCGTCGCGCCAGGCGATCACCGAGCCGCACCGGCACGCGTATTTCCAGATCCAGTTCAACCTCGGCGGCGACACCGAGCAGCGGATCGGCGGCGTCACGCGGCCGTTTCCGCGCGGCGCGCTCGCGTTCGTGCTGCCGCACCGCGAGCACCTGATCCCGCATCCGGAAGGCGCGCACTTCATCGTGATCAACTTCAGCCAGGCGTTCCTGCGCGCCGATCTCGACGTCGATCCGCTCGATCTCGAGGACGTGCCCGCGCACCGTTTTCCCGAGCTGACGCCGTTCCGCTTCCAGGAGCATCTCGATTTCATCCTGACCGGCGACACGTACGACGAAGCACGCCGCCTCGCGCTGTGCATGCTCGATACCGATCGCGTGCGCACCTTCGGCTCGACCACGCTGCTGCGCGGCTACCTGCTGCAGCTGATCGGGCTCGTCTGCACGCAGTACGCGGGCGCGCTCGACAAGCTCGCGCAGCGCGGCGCCCAGCGCGCGGGCCGGCGCGACGCGCTCGCGCGCGTGCTGCGGCACGTGCGTGCGAACCTGACCCGCGAGGACCTGACGCTCGCCGCGACCGCCGAGGCCGCGTTCCTGTCGCCGAACTACCTCGCGCACCTGGTCCGCAAGGAAACCGGCAGCACGTTCACCGATCTCGTGACCGAGCGCCGGATCGCGCTCGCGCAATCGCTGCTGGCCCACACGAGCCGGCGCATCGCGGACATCGCGCGCTCGGTCGGCTTTCGCGACGAAGGATATTTCGCGCGGCGCTTCCGCGCGCGGGTCGGCGTGTCACCGAAGGCGTACCGCGACGCGAACGCCGCGTTGCCGAACGGCGACGACGCACCGGCATCCGCCGACGCGTAGTTTTGTCCCGGTAAAACGCAGTTGTGTCGCATCCGGCCGCACGCGCGTCGGGTATCGTTGCACGCATGCCGGCCCGTGCGCCGCACGGGCGCCGGCATCCGTCTACCCACCGAACGAGGCCATCCGATGTCCGCCTATGTCATCGACGCTTCCGAGCGTCCTTCCGTCGAAGTCGAACAGTCGTCCGCGCGCTTTCCGGTGCGCCGCGTGTTCTGCGTCGGCCGCAACTACGCCGACCACGCCCGCGAAATGGGCGCCGATCCCGACCGCGAGCCGCCGTTCTTCTTCACGAAGCCGGCCGACGCGATCGTCCCGGCAAGCGGCACCGTCCCGTATCCGCCGCTGACGAGCGATCTCCATCACGAAATCGAGCTGGTCGTCGCGATCGGCAAGAGCGGCCGGTCGATCGACCCGGCCGACGCGCTGTCGCACGTGTGGGGCTACGGTGTCGGCGTCGACCTCACGCGCCGCGACCTGCAGGCCGAAGCGAAGAAGCTGAGCCGTCCGTGGGACTGGGCGAAGGGTTTCGACGCGTCGGGCCCCGTGACCGCGCTGCGCGCGGCGACGGCCACCGGCCACCCGGCCGCCGGCCGCATCTGGCTCGCGGTCAACGGCGAAACGCGCCAGCAAGGCGATCTCGCCGACATGATCTGGGCCGTGCCCGACGTCATCGCGTACGTGTCGCGCTCGGTCGAGCTGAAGGCCGGCGACCTGATCTTCACCGGCACGCCGGCCGGCGTCGGCGCACTGCAGCCGGGCGACCGCGTGACGGGCGGCGTCGACGGCGTCGCGACGTTCGAGTTCGTCGTGGGCGCGAAGCCGTAACGGATCGAAGAGGCACGCACGCGGGCCGATGCAGCGCCCGACGTGCGTTGTGCGTTGTGCGTTGTGCGTTGCGGCTCTGGCCGGCCGCAACGGCATTCCGGTTGCTCAGTCGTAGCGGCGCAGGAATGTGTCGGCGACGGCCGGCGGATTCAGCGCTTTCGCCGATTCGTTTTCCAGCGCCTCGGCTGCGTCGTCGTCGCTGATCGACACGAACAGCGTGATGGCGTCCCTTGCTTCGCCCGTGCCGAACAGGCCGTCGCGATCGAGCAGCCGCAACGCCTCGATCATGTCGGTGTGGAGTTGCCGGGAGAACTCCGCGAACCTCGACCGGACAAACGTCGGGCTCAGCACCTCGTCGGCCAGCTTGCCGCAGATCGCGTTGAACGGCGACGCTTCCGCCGCCGCGTACGCCCATTCGGGACAGCCCCACACGTACCACGGATCCGGATCGTCGTCCGCGACCGCCTGTTGCGCGCGGACCCGGCTCAGCCCTTCGACCGAATTGGCCGCCGGCACCACCGTCATCGCGCCGCTGTCCGTATAAAGCGCGAACGCGTAGAAATGCTCGTCCGGGTGCAACGCCCGCAGCGCCTTGAACGTCGCCCTCGCGGCGTCGGCAATTTCCCGCTGGAAATCAGAAAAGTCGATCATCGCATCCTCGCCCAGTCGCCCAGTCGCCCAGTCGCCCTTCGCGCGTCGGGGAATACGGCTCGCGGATGGTTCGTCGTCTCCCGGCGTTCGATGAATTGTCCGCCAATCGCGCGCGGCGCGGTAGCGGGCCGCATCCGTGTTCACTGCCCGGCGTCCCGCGCGTCGAACACGCGCACGCAGACGGCGGCCGCGAGCGCGATCGCCGCCGACAGCAGCATCATCGCGAGCGGCGCATAACCCGCGTTGCCGGCGGTCAGCACCGCGCCCGTCAACGAAGACAGCGCGGCGCCGCCGGCGATCGTCATCGCGCCGGCCAGCCCCGACGCGCTGCCCGCCAGCTCCGGCCGCACCGACACCGCACCGGCATGCGCGCCGGGATTGGTCAGCCCGTTGCCGATGCCGACCAGCACGCACGGCCCGAACCACGCGATCGCATGCGTCACGCCGCCAAATACCAGCGCGAGGCCGATCAGCGGCCCCGCGCACGCGACGACACGACCGCACAGGATCGTCGTCGCCAGCGCGTAGCGGCGTGCGAAACGCGCGGCCAGAAAGCTGCCGCACACGAAACCGGCGGTGATCGTCCCCATGTAGAAACCGATCTCCGCCGGCGCGATGCCGAACAGCGTTTTTGCGGCGAGCGGCGCGCCGGCCAGGAACGCGTAGAACGAGCCCGTCGAA
Encoded proteins:
- a CDS encoding MFS transporter: MTDKATRIDLFSLRTAPMRAFHLTWMAFFVCFFAWFACAPLMPLIAREFHLTAAQVANINIAAVAATIAVRLLVGPLCDRFGPRRIYAGLLLLGAIPVFAVPFAHDYLTFLICRLGIGAIGAGFVITQYHTSVMFAPNVVGTANATTAGWGNAGAGATQALMPLLVAAGLMLGFGESSSWRIALVVPGVAMLVMAWAYWRFTQDCPQGDFVALRKEGVTIDSGKKGGWASFAAACGNYRVWMLFVTYGACFGVEVFIHNIAALYYVDHFSLSLKDAGFAVGMFGLLALFARALGGWLSDKIAARRSLDVRATLLCALIVGEGLGLIWFSHAQGVGIALFAMLTFGLFTHMACGATYALVPFIDRKALGGVAGIVGAGGNVGAVAASFLLKGVGDVQHTLSLLGLAVTATALCAMAVRFSEEHKAREAELRDRALAAGSVAN
- the cobA gene encoding uroporphyrinogen-III C-methyltransferase, with the translated sequence MTTGKVTLLGAGPGDLDLLTLKAVKALAAADVLLLDDLVAPGIAELAPQARVIRVGKRGGCRSTPQAFIERLMRRYALRGAHVVRVKGGDALLFGRAGEELATLRAAAIPVEIVNGISSGFAVAASLGISLTHREHCQGVTFVTAHRQDHGEPDWSRLAAAGTTLAIYMGMSRVDSIAAGLLAALPASTPAAAVQWAGTPDERRWTGTLGTLARGIDEARLGSPAVILVGGAIGEAAVRHEDAARDAALVRAA
- a CDS encoding ANTAR domain-containing response regulator, encoding MSSSALPTRLRVLLVTDTDKPIGELGDALARLGYEMLNDVATPARLPAAVEEQRPDVVIIDTDSPSRDTLEQLAVMNATAPRPVLMFSHDGDQALIRAAVGAGVSAYLVEGLSAERLAPILEVALARFSHDDALRRRLADVERELAERKLIDRAKRVLMDQRRLSEHDAYAALRKRAMDQGLRIVDIARQLLDASPQP
- a CDS encoding CmpA/NrtA family ABC transporter substrate-binding protein produces the protein MNTSPPAAPERAHLRLGFVALSDAAPLIVAQRLNLGAPHGLTLELNRQPSWAAVRDKLLSGELDAAHALYGLVCGLQLGIGGPQADMAALMVLNRNGQAISFSRGLADAYRESGSVRDALATLGRKPLLAQTFPTGTHAMWLNHWLASHGVDPLRDVRSVVIPPPEMVAALAGGELDGFCAGEPWHAVAEACQAGRTVAVTSEIWPEHPEKVLAARRDFVSLYPATARALIRTLVDACAWLDSAAHRREAADWLASPDAIGVPARLIAPRLLGDYGAGPFAEPPLPIRFHDGGAVNRPDPLDGRWFLAQYRRWGMLDGSHDDAGIAAAIAQTALYDAAVAERGAAGPSQA
- a CDS encoding uracil-DNA glycosylase family protein, whose product is MPKRTRAPLDVLLTEIRACRACEAELPLGPRPVVRAHRDARILIVGQAPGARVHASGIPWDDASGKRLRGWLDVDADTFYDETRFAIVPMGFCYPGRGASGDNPPRPECAQLWIDRLVAELPSVRLTLLIGQYAQRHFLRDTRKATLTDTVHAWRDYGPGVLPLPHPSPRNQAWFKHHPWFDADVVPELRRRVAPLVAG
- a CDS encoding helix-turn-helix transcriptional regulator, coding for MPSTAPPRLYGMPERSDRLDFYIRDQASRQAITEPHRHAYFQIQFNLGGDTEQRIGGVTRPFPRGALAFVLPHREHLIPHPEGAHFIVINFSQAFLRADLDVDPLDLEDVPAHRFPELTPFRFQEHLDFILTGDTYDEARRLALCMLDTDRVRTFGSTTLLRGYLLQLIGLVCTQYAGALDKLAQRGAQRAGRRDALARVLRHVRANLTREDLTLAATAEAAFLSPNYLAHLVRKETGSTFTDLVTERRIALAQSLLAHTSRRIADIARSVGFRDEGYFARRFRARVGVSPKAYRDANAALPNGDDAPASADA
- a CDS encoding fumarylacetoacetate hydrolase family protein — its product is MSAYVIDASERPSVEVEQSSARFPVRRVFCVGRNYADHAREMGADPDREPPFFFTKPADAIVPASGTVPYPPLTSDLHHEIELVVAIGKSGRSIDPADALSHVWGYGVGVDLTRRDLQAEAKKLSRPWDWAKGFDASGPVTALRAATATGHPAAGRIWLAVNGETRQQGDLADMIWAVPDVIAYVSRSVELKAGDLIFTGTPAGVGALQPGDRVTGGVDGVATFEFVVGAKP
- a CDS encoding DUF4303 domain-containing protein, yielding MIDFSDFQREIADAARATFKALRALHPDEHFYAFALYTDSGAMTVVPAANSVEGLSRVRAQQAVADDDPDPWYVWGCPEWAYAAAEASPFNAICGKLADEVLSPTFVRSRFAEFSRQLHTDMIEALRLLDRDGLFGTGEARDAITLFVSISDDDAAEALENESAKALNPPAVADTFLRRYD